The following nucleotide sequence is from Callithrix jacchus isolate 240 chromosome 12, calJac240_pri, whole genome shotgun sequence.
GCGCGTCGCGCGCTCGGCCTGGGCCGCCAGCGGCCCCCGCGCGCGCACCCACCGGGCTCAGGGAGCAGGAGCCGGGGGCGCCCAGGGAACGGTCTCCGAGACGCCGCCGCCGCCCCTGCCCTCCGGACGCCGCCGCActcgggctttttttttttttttttccaaccctgaTGGGAAGGAAGGTGACCGCCTACTTCGCATTCATCAACTCTcatcacaacaacaaaaatcctggCGCAAACCGCGGCCAGCGGGCGCAATCGGTGGCGGGGGCGGGCGGGGACCCCGGGGCCAGGGTCCACCCCTGGGCGCCGAGGGAGAACACGGGGCCCGGGGCACGGACCAAAGATGTCCTCGGATGCCGGCTCCGTGTCCTtcgccctcttcctcctcctcctcccccccgaGTGGCGCAGTGAGGCGCGGGCGCGGCGCCCCCAACCCGCGGCCGCAGGTGAGGCGGGGGCGGCGGCGACTGCAGCCCTCCCCCGGGGCCCCCCTTACCTCGTCCCGGACGGTCGGCGTCCACAGCGAAAGGCGCCCACCctggaggcggcggcggcggcggcggctcccgcccctcccaccccacccggcggcggtggcggtggcggcggcTGTGCAGCCCCCCCTCAGCGCGGCATGGCTCCCGGTTCGGTCCCTCGCTCCTCGGGCCGCCGCCGGCTCCTCCGGGCCGCTCCCGAGCCACCTTAAAATGACACAcgcacacagggacacacacacaaaaacttaaTCTCTCCagctccccgcccctccccctcccgccctcccccccgctcccctcccctcccctccctgcccctcccttcccttccacctcctcccctcGCCGCCGAGCCTCTTCCTacttccccacccaccccacccccttccTCCGCCCACCCGGTTCCCAATCCCCCCCCCGCGTCCCGGCCCCGCGCCCTCCCGCCCGCCTAGAGGGGGCTGCGCTGGGGGTCCCCGGTCCGCGCCCGCCCCGCGCCGCGCTCACCCCCGAGAAGATGCTAATTCCAACTTGGATCGGGGGAGGGAACGTCCTGGATGCCGAGCGCCTCCCGGCTATTTGCtcttctttatttgttttctcctCCGGGTAAGGAGGAGGAAAacggagagaaaaggaaaggaaagaagcgGCGCTGGCCGCGGCTCCCGGTGCCCGCTGGCTGCGCAGGAGCGAGGCGGGAGGCGAGGTGAGGGTCGCCGCTCGCTCACTCCTCgctcctttttttggggggggcaaaGGCGGGGTCTCTCTTTGCAAACCAATGACACAACCCCACATGGGCCGGCCTCGCCCCCTCCAGATACTCCTCACTACAAATCGGCTCTCTCGGGGGATTAGTGGCTCCGCGAAAGTGCACACGGGCGCGGCGGGCGGGAGGGctaggggccgggcgcggcgggCACTCCCTGGCCTGGCCCCACCCGGGAGGCCCTCTGGAGGTGCGGGGGCTTCGGTGGCAGGGGCCGGGGTCCTGTCACGGCGGCGCTGGGTCCGATGCTCCCCTCGCCCTTCATTCTCCTTCGCCCCTTCCACGTGGGGCACCGGGCGGCCGGCCACGTGGGGGAACGCGAGCCCCGGGTGGCCTCGGCCCCGTGGGGCCCCGCCCAGCCAGCGGCGCCGACCTGCCCCTTTCCCGGCCCCCGGGCTCCAACTTCCTCCTGGGAGCCCGCGCCGGCCACTTCTGCCTTCTCGGGCCCGCGGGGTCAGGCGCGGGCCGGCCACAGGGGGCACTTGCGCTCCCCAAATCCAGATCCTGGAGACCGTGTCGTAGAGGCGGCGACTGCTGTGGGTGCGCGGGGAAGGGGCCCTCCGTGCCGCAACTTGCAGCGGTGCTGTGCCCTAAAAGAAGCAAAACattcttacatatttaaaaatgaaaaaaaaagattctctctTGTTGCCTTGATCTCGCCGGGGCATTTGAGAAGCTCGGCGTTGGGTCGGAGCCCGGGCCTCGAGGAGGGAGAGGCGCTGCGGCGTAAGGGCCCGCGGCTCGGGGTCCTGGGCTCGCGCGGCGGCCTCCAGCCCACGCCGCCCTGACGTCTCAAGCTTGGAGTCTGCACACCGAGCCTGGGGATCGGGGCACAGCGGCCGCTCGCGGCCCAACGAGCATCTGGGCTAAATTCCCTGCCTGTGACCCGCGACGTCCGAGCCCGGTCTCCGGAAGGGACCTGGTGGCGGCGGAGTGTGGCGTCTTCTCCCTGCGCCCCAGGGCCCCCCAAACTCTCACTATCCTGAGTTCGGCGTGCGTCCTCCAGGAACCCCTGGGTGGGCTGAACCGAGCCCTTAGGATCGATTTGTTTAAAAACCCAATTGAGATGTTAAGAACCGGATTGAGATGTCGGGCAGGAAAGGAGTGGGAGGGGTCTGAGGTCCGGCCTTCCGAGGCCGCAGGGACCGCCATTCGGCAAACCCAGCCGCGCGGCGTGGCCTCCTCGGTCCCCGAGCGCCCCGCGCCCTGCAGAGCCGAGGAAACTTACAGCCAGGGCCAGGGGGCCGGAGGAGAGGCCCCGAGCCGCACGACCCTTTTCTGCACCCCAAAGAGCGTGGCTCCAGGCCTCCCAGtctttattaaacattttccGAATCTGGCCCCCCCCCCGCCGCAGGGAGTCGATGCTCGGGCTTGTTTGCCAAAGCGCACCAGGTGCGGCCTGCAGTGGAGGGGCCGGGATCATCCATGACTGATTAATCGCTCACCAAGATTTTAAAACAAGATTGAAGACCGCCTACCTGCGAGGGCAGCGCAGACCAGGCCTTTCGCGCCCGCTGGTCCTTGTAAGGCTGTGGCTAAGATGTCCGCAGCACGGTTTTCACGTGGCCCTCCTAGGGCCGGGCCAGGCCAGCTGCGTGGCGAGCTCGGCTGCGCTTCCATCGAGGACCCTCCGGACCTGCACTCCACGGTTCTCTTACGGCAACCCTGGATCTCCACAGACTGATCTTCAGGGCGCTTCTCTCTATAGCAGTTTTGCCTCAATGGCGTGGCGCCTCAACTAATTTTGGGGCATAAACTGACCGGGGCCACCACCAACAGGCTGCCGGGTTACCAGTACCTGTTCTTCGGAGTTTCTTAAACATACACTGTAAGAACGACCAATAGATTTTCCTGCTTCCTTATTTCACGGAAGGCTTTGGTTCTGGGTGGTCATGTCTTCTCAGGAAGAAACCACAAAAAGCCCGGTTTTCCATATCACTCCTTCACTTTCACGTGTTATATAAATTTGAATTCTGACTTAGAAAGTATTATTAATAtgttcttggccgggcgcggtggctcacgcctgtaatccgagcgctttgggaggccgaggcgggcggatcacgaggtcaggagtccaagaccagcctggccaacatggtgaaccccgttaactaaaaatacaaacagccgggtgtggtggcaggcacctgtagtccagctactcaggaggctgaggcaggagaatcgcttgaacccgggagatggaggttgcagtgagtcgagattgcaccactgcactccaagactggtgacagagcaagactccctctcaaaaaaaaaaaaaaaaagtattattaatatgttctttgttttgaaaacattaaaagcaaCATATCCTGAGaaccaaaaattatttctcactTCAATTtacctgcattttaaaaatagagcccATTTGCCCCCAACATGTGAATTATTTCatactatttttttaagatgttGCAAACAAAAAATCCAATTCAAAAATGGCCAAAGACTCAGCAGACATTTCTCCAACGAAAGTAGATGAATGGCCAGCTgccaagcacatgaaaagatgctcagcctcactggtcattagagaaatacaaaccaaaaccacGAGAAGACACTACTTCACGTTCACGAGGATGGCTTttatcaacaaaacagaaaaaacgtGTGTcgaggaggatgtggagaaatgggaaccgttggccaggctcggtggctcacatctgtaatcacagaactttgggaggcaaaggcaaagcagatcacctgaggtcaggagttcgagactggcctggtcaacatggtgaaaacccatctctactaaaaatggaaaaaattagccaggcttggtgtacatgcctgtagttccagctactggcgatgctaaggcagaagaatcacttgaacctgggaggcgaaggttgaagtaagctgagatcgattcactacactccatcctgggctacaagagtggcactgtctcaaaaaaagaaaaagaaagagatgggaACCCTTGTGTACTGCAGGGTAAAATGGTGAAGCCCCCTTGGAAAACAGAATGATGGTTCCTTAAAAAGTGGAACATGGAATCAGCATATGACCCAGTGATTCCACTTCCGGGTATATGCCCCAAAGAATAGAAAGCAGGAACTCAAATGGGTATATGCATATCCATGTTCATATCGGCACTATGAATAGCCAATAggcaaaacaacccaaatgtctatcaaggGATAAGTGgatgaataaaatgtgaaatatacatacaatggaatgttattcagtctctaaaaagagtgaaattctgacccatgctacaacatggatgaaccctgaaaaggAGCTAAGTGAaacagccagacacaaaaagacaaatattgtataattcttCCGTGAGGTCCCTCTCTAGAATAACAAAATCATAGAAAGTAGGATGGTGGTTACTGAAAGCTGAGGAGAGGGGGAGTGGGCAGTTACTGTTTGGTGAgtatagagtttctgtttgggatgatgagaaagttctggaaatgaaTAGAGATGATAGTTGCACAACATCGAGAATGTGCTTAGTTCCCCAACATTGTGCCCCTAAAAGTGGATTagaggccggatgcggtggctcacgcctgtaatcccagcactttgggagccagaggagggtggatcatgaggtcgcgagatcgaggccatcctggccaacatagtgaaaccccgtctctactaaaatacaaaaattagttgggtgtggtggcacacgtctgtagtcccagctactcgggaggctgaggcaagagaattgcttgaagccaggaggcggaggttgcagtgaaccaagattgcaccactgcactccagcgtagtgcctggcaaaagagcaagactctgtctcaaaaaaaattaatgaataaaagaaagatcCATGGCCCCAGTGTGGACCGTTGTTTGTAAGGCACTTATTTTCTTCCGTCTGGCAGCCTTTGAACAGGATGGCATAATTCCTTCCCCACATTATACCTCCTCGGGAGCACTTCTGATGTCTCTAGGAACCCAGGGCCTGAAAAAGGCCTGTGGGACCGGCCTGCGGCTGCATCACAGCATACCTCCCCCTGCTACAATCAAAGACCTCTCACAGACGTTCTTATTTCTCGGTTTCCTATCTCCTATTTCATTTCCAGGAACCAacggtggttaaaaaaaaaaaaaaaaagatagtcgcCTTAGATAATAGTGGGTCCTTTTATTGCAACTGTTTTGTGCAATAAAAATGGACTAGTTGTGTGCACTTGAGTATTTCAAGGGTCTGTGCAGCGAGAGTTACTGGGAGTTAGACTTCGCTGTATTGTTATGCACCTATCTCTGTTATCCAGGGTTCAGCTCACTTCAGAAGCACAGTTACCTGAAACGTTCAGTTGCTGTCCTCAGTGGCAGTGGGAATTTTGCTGCAGTGTTGTATAGAATAACAGTGCTCTCTTCGGCTATAACATAATCACTATGTGATTCGTAATTAATTCTCATCAGTGAATACATATTGCCTTTATAGATGCCATGGCCCTTTCCAACTATGCATTAAAAATCCTATGCTCACGCCAGACGTACGCAGTAAGGGGTGCAGATCGAGTGGTTGAAGCTCTCACAGTTTTAGGATTTAATTGGCATTTAGGTTTAACCCCATCACTTCTATTTtttagttacacacacacacacacacacacacacacacacactctgcctGAGTCCTTTGAAAAACAGTGACtacaaggccaggtgcaggggctcacacctataatcccagcactttgggaggccgaggtgggcggatcatgaggtcaagagattgaggccatcctggctgacttggtgaaaccccgtttctaaaaatacaaagttaaaaatctaagaataataaaaatacaaaaattagctggatgatGTGGTGcgcgcctctagtcccagttaatcgggaggctgaggcaggagaattgtttgaaactgggaggtggaggttacagttagctgagatcctgccagcctggcgacagcaagacttcgtctcaaaaaaacaaggaaaagcagTGACTACAGTCCTAGGAAAACGAAAGGAAACGTTGATCCACAGACATGAGCTAATCTGTGTTGTAACTTCCAGAAGACATCAGCAAAGATACTATGCAGCGAATACTCAACTAACAGTGAGGGAAGATCTGCTCCTCACCTGGCCCAGCCTGGGTCCTGGATACACAGGTTAACTCCAGCTGGTCACTATCTCCAAGGAGAAAGCATCCCAGGAAAACTACATTGGTTcaagtattatctcatttaagcctcacaaTATTATGAGGTAGGGATTAAGATTCCACAGTTATCTGTGGGAAAGGTGAAACTCCCAAAGACATTACATACTGGGCCTGGCTTCCTGGGCAGGCAACCATGCTCTTGAAAGGGAGAACTTGGCTCAGCTGTCACCATCTtaaacatgtttttttgtttttgagacaaagtctcattccaTCATCCAGGccggattgcagtggtgtgatctcggctcactgcagcctccaccacctgggctccagtgattctcctgcctcagcctcctgagcagctgggatcacaggctcatgccaccatgcccagataatttttgtatatttagtagagacggggtttcactgtgttggtcaggctggtctcaaattcctgacctcgtgattcacctgcctcagcctcccagagtgctaggattacaggtgtgagccacctttacatattttattatgccttaaacatattttattaatttttttttttttttgagacagtgtctcgttctgttgcccaggctggagtgcagtggtgcgatcttggctcgctgcaacctccacctcccaagttcaaatgattctcctgcctcagtgtctgcagtatctgggactacaggcatgtgccaccacgcccagctaattttctgtatttttagaagagacggggtttcaccgtgttagccaggatggtctttatttcctgacctcaggtgatacccccacttcagcctcccaaagtactgggattacagatgtgagccaccgcgccaggccaagtgttttattaaatgttttaattttttgtagagatgaggtcttgctgtgttgcccaggttgctcttgaactcctggcctcaagcagtcctcctgcctcttatctgttgaggttacaggtgtgagcctctgggCCTGGACTTAATAAGTTTGAACAAGGGGCTTTGAAtcttcattttgcactgggccctgcAAACTGTATAGCTGGGTCTGATTAAGTTCATTGAAATACTAGATTTAAAAGGCCCCATCCTTGCATTGTAGAACATAAAGTGGTTAAGCCAAGCAGCCTTCATGGTCATCCCTTGGAGTCACACAGAAACCAGCATGAGTCTAAGAAGTCCCCTGGCCTCTCACTAGACCACTGCCTTGCGTGGGCAGTGCTGAGTCCACCCATGGAATGTGAATTTTCCTACACTGCGGCAGGCCAAGCCGGTGATTTGCAGGCCTTCAGACACGTCAGCAATGGTAATTAAGGCCAGAGTCATACAGGCTACTGACTCAGTGGGGCCAGTTGTGAGACCACGATGGGATTACTGTTGAGAATGACCAAGCAGGGGACAGAGATGGAATGGCAGCCCCCCAGGAGCTGCCGCACATGAAGGGAAGTGCTCTATTATCATGGGAAACAATTCCATTCCAATCAGAATTAGCTCTATGGTCAAAAGCTCCTGATATCACCTGCAATTTTGGCACCTGCAAAATATCCTAATCACAGAGCTGACTTCAGTGAGTCTGTCCTCCCTGGGGAActctgtactttaaaaaaaagaaatgtgtccaTGCTTTTTCCTGCATATCTACAAATAAGGCCCCTGTTTATCAGGTCACCTGGCCAGGGGAGCCCATGTCAGTTTGGATTAGACCATTCATGGGGTCCTTCCTTGCCTCTGGAAAGCATCATTATTTCAGGTTGGTTGGATGGCCCTTGCATTTCACAGAAGCAGCCACTGAGGCAGTGAGGCGGGGTCCCGCCAGCAGGCAGGCTGGAGCCCAGGTTGAAACCACAGGTCTCCAGGCTTCCCAGACTTGCCCTCCATCTGCTGTTTCACCTCCTACTGCTGCCTGGGCTGTAGGCAGGTGTGGGCACCTGGGCCCCTGGCCTGTGCATCTCTGGAGGCTTGCTCTCACATCTCATTTGCACCAGGAAGAGATAAAGCAATGGCTCGTCAGCTGACCTGACAAACATAGGCCCTTATTTGTAGATTTTCAGGGAAGAGCATGGatggtttctgtttgtttatttgtttttttttttttaagtacagaggTCCCCTGGGAGGACAGACTCACTGAAGTCAGGGAATTGACTGTTCATTTCAAGATGGTCCAAATCTacagaaaagtttatttaaagagtGCAATGCATGCTCACTCATAGCCCCACCTCCTTTGGGAACCATTTTTCCACCGTCACTAGCtctcttttttactctgtataCATAGATACTTCTTTTCCTGAACCATCTGaaagtaagttgcagacatcTTGATGCTTCACTCCTTAACGCTTAAGCATTTTTATCTCTTGAGAAGAAAGACCTTTCAGAAACTCGAATATCTTTTGCCACACCTATGAAAATTAACAATCCATAGTCATGCCAGGGCCATAAGGCCAGTAACGTCCAGTGCTGGGTCAGCACACTGTGGCCAACTGTGGACTATTTGTTACAGATCAACAGCAGGCTGGATTTTAAAATTGAGAGCAAgcttttagaaactttttttgtttttttgagacggagttttgctcctgttacccagactggagtgcaatggcacgatctctgctcaccgcaacctccgccttctgggttcaagcaattctcctgcctcagcctcccgagtagctcggactacaggcgcgcaccactatgcccagctaatttttgtatttttagtagagacggggtttcacctcgttgaccaggatggtctcgatctcttgacctcgtgatccgcccgctgcggcctcccaaagtgctggggttataggcatgagccaccgcgcccggcctgcttttaGAAACTTTTATAGCAATCTGACAGAGGACTTTTAGATCTGTTACATCTAATACTAAAAAAATCTCAGCTggcattttgtgtatttttcacttCTTCCTAATAAGtcactttttttatattttacaaaagcaTCACTCTGAGATACACTAAACAGCAAAAACAGAAACTGTTCCTTCATTTTAGATAGTTTGCAGAGCCACTGGCTCATTCCAGATCATATTCAAATTTCCCCAATTGTCCCAAAATGTCTTTTGTAGATTTCTTTCTCAGCTCAGCATCCAATTGAGGTtcacatgcagcatttggttttcacAGGGTCTGCTGGCCTCTCTCAGCAAGCATTGGGCCGTCGTCCTGCTTGTCTTTGGAACTTGTGGGTGGCCTCAACTTAGAGCCAAGGCATTCAAGTACCAGGGACCTGGATCAGGGACAGGTCTGTAGTCCCCTGGGACTGTAGAAATTACTTTTCGTAAAGCTATACCAGTGTACGCCCAGCTATTTGACAACTCATTGTCAAATTTCATATGAATTGTTTcttgatgaaagaaaataattataacataTCTGGCATTTTGGCAGAATTATACTAAGGCAGGGAAACCTGCGTTCATGTTACATATCAGCCAAGCCAGAGATTTGTGCCACTCTGATGTTAGAGATGGCGATCAGGAAAACCGTAACAACGTGTTGATGCCACACTCAAGATTTGGCTAACCTTCTTTGCGCAAGATCGAAAGTTGTCTGGTTTAGGCTCAAGGTGGTTCTCAGCTAGGGGGTGGAAGTCCTAGTGTGGACTTAGGGACTCCTGCATTTGTCTAAATTCGTTCCTCCGAAGCAGGCTAATTAGTGTGATTGTTATAAGCCACGGTACAAACGACTGCCACTGATTGTGTGTGTGAAGCGTTCCACATGATGCTTGGCACACGGAATGCGCTTAGAGCAGACGCCCCTGAGTCACACCCAGGGCTTCGTGAGTTGCAATCTGTGCAGCTGCGTGGGGGCCAACACTGAGAGGAGAGAGCCCTGTGTTCTTCAGCGCTGCAGCTGACATCTTGAAATTCTTCATAATTTTGCACAAGAGACCCTGCGTCTTCATGTTGCACTGGGCCCTGAAGATCATGGagccatccccacccccaccacatcTCTCTGACCCACCTCTGACTTTAGCAGCAGATGTGGCGCGTGGTCGGGCGCAAGCTCAGACTCCCCTCACACCAACAGTAAACACCTTCAGCACGGGCAGCACAACTTTCCACATTCTGCCACTGAGCTGTCCTCAACACCAGAGGATCCCATCCACGGCACTGAAGCAGAGTCTGGAATCGTGGGGAGAGAGGCGGTGGTGGGGAACCCCACAAGCAACTGTCATCGGTAGGGGCAGGAGCTGGTGGGTAAATGCCTTGGCTCCTGCTCTTTGGAAAGACAGTTCCAGGATGTGTTCTGGATGCTTCTCAGAGCTCCCAGCATAACGGAGCGAGGCCCACAGTTACCTGCCGACACCCAccactcctgcctcctgggatcGCCTCCTAAATAAACCACCCGCACCCAAGATGTTCTTTGTCTGCTTCTGCTTTTCGAGGATTCCGTGCTAAGACAGTCACAGTGGTGGATATTCGATGAATATGTGCTGGACAAATCAGTGAGGCTTTGCTCACAGGATTATTGACAAGAGTCGATGAGATAAGTTATGAAAACATTCAGTTTAGAGGCTGGCACGTAACAGGTGCTCCATAAGTGGTCGCCGGTGTTGGTTAACTTCCCGTCTCACCTATCCAGAGTTTTCCCTGCAGCAGAAATGGACATGAAATGCAAGGCCCAGCagtgtatttgttttctagggctgccataacaaatcaccacaaactgtgtggcttaaaatgacagaagtattggccgggcatgatgactcacgcctgtaatctcagcactttgggaggccgaggcaggcggatcacaaggtcagaagatcgagactatcctggccaacatggtgaaaccccatctctactaaaaatagaaaaattagctggatgtggtggcacgcacctgtaatcccagctactcaggaggctgaggcatgagaattgcttgaacccaggaggcagaggctgcagtgagcagagattgcaccattgtattccagcctgggtgacaggtgagactgtctcaaaaacaaaacaaaaaagacagaaatttgtTCTCTCTGGAGAgaattctggaagccagaagtctgaaatcaaggtgtcagcagggccagaCTCTCTTGAAAGGCTCCAGCAAGGAGGCCCCTCTCTGGCCTCTCCCAAGCTTCTGATGGTTGCCGTCCATCCTGGGTACTCCCAGCCTCTCCTTTGGCCGTGGGTGGCTTtctccctctgtgtctgtgtctacgTCTGTTTTCTCCCCTTGGAAGGACATCGGTCATTGGCATAGGCCATTCTATCCCAGTGTGATTTCATCCGAACTTCCCTACACCTGCCAAgctctattttcaaataaggtcacattcacaggtcccAGGGTTAGGACTTGACATATTATTTGGGAGAACACAATTCTATCCCTTGCAGATGGGAAGTggaatttattcaaaataaaatgcataccCTCCAGGGCTTGATTTTCCTTGGATAAATTGGCAAAGGATAATTTGTACCTCTGGGATCAGGTCACATGTCACCCTAAATGGCATTTACTCTATTATGTCATTATAAAGAACATCTTGGGTGGATTGCAGCCATGTTTTGACATAGCTGTTTGTAAGTGAGCTGAGAATTTAACCTCTGATACAGGCCATAATCCCAACTGGGCTTTTCCCACAGGGTTATTTATAAATAGCCTCAGATGTTAATtattaatacacataaaatatttattaagcacttaattTATGCCAGGCTCCCATGCCAGGCTctagagagacaaagaagaatcAGGCACAGGCTTTACCCTCAAAGAGCTCCTGGTCCACCAGGCAATGGTATCTAAGTTTTACAAATTCATGCAACAGCGTTTATTGAATGCCCACTGCACGCATAGCACAAACCAGCTTCTGAGGTCATTGCTCCTCCTATGTCTGCAATCCAATAGGGCTGCCCAGGGAACTTCCTGGACAAACATAAACATGAGTGCCACTGCTGAGAAGCTCTGTTGTGTATTCAGACTGGAAGCTGGATTCTTTTCTTGACTATGCCTTCTTTCCGACCATGCTGTTTGGGACAGGTCACACCCCCTCTgggcctccttctcttcctctgtaaaaatgagcaaataaaatgaGATCATGCCAAAGAGCATCTCAATTcttacatcatcatcatcatcaacctAGACATCTAGTAAGCACCATGCACCAGAACTGCTCCGGCCCTTGCCACGTATAATTACATTTC
It contains:
- the LOC144578774 gene encoding uncharacterized protein LOC144578774 translates to MWGCVIGLQRETPPLPPPKKGARSERAATLTSPPASLLRSQRAPGAAASAASFLSFSLRFPPPYPEEKTNKEEQIAGRRSASRTFPPPIQVGISIFSGVARERPGGAGGGPRSEGPNREPCRAEGGLHSRRHRHRRRVGWEGREPPPPPPPPGWAPFAVDADRPGRGSHHLKWF